The following proteins are co-located in the Primulina tabacum isolate GXHZ01 chromosome 11, ASM2559414v2, whole genome shotgun sequence genome:
- the LOC142518705 gene encoding GATA transcription factor 24-like isoform X2 gives MYGHPHSSMNSANVQLLQKHGTSRAGKDEKEDVVQCSNGDSIEQIPPSQIGYDAPHSPHALHDSAGGGVMDGVEVVGPHALYDSGLAPVVASAGGDVGADQLTLSFQGEVYVFDSVTPEKVQAVLLLLGGYEVPTVIPTPGMTPPNHRGLADQAGRSSQPQRVASLNRFREKRKERCFDKKIRYIVRKEVALSTYIMKSSRMQRKKGQFTSSKSVSEEPGSSTADFDAGQEERETLCRHCGISSKSTPMMRRGPDGPRTLCNACGLKWANKGVLRDLSKVPIVAVQPHFMDAVEISNGAAHGADTTIPAANAITSKAEKTVLNA, from the exons ATGTACGGACATCCACATTCCTCCATGAACAGCGCCAACGTACAACTCCTCCAGAAGCATGGAACAAGTCGCGCCGGCAAGGACGAGAAAGAAGATGTCGTTCAGTGCTCCAATGGAGACTCCATAGAACAGATTCCCCCATCTCAGATCGGTTACGACGCCCCCCACTCGCCGCATGCGCTCCATGATTCCGCTGGAGGTGGGGTCATGGACGGCGTGGAGGTGGTTGGCCCTCACGCGCTCTACGATTCGGGTTTGGCCCCGGTCGTGGCGTCTGCTGGTGGGGATGTTGGTGCGGACCAGCTTACGCTGTCGTTTCAGGGGGAAGTTTATGTTTTCGACTCTGTTACGCCGGAGAAG GTTCAGGCAGTACTGTTACTGTTGGGCGGCTATGAAGTACCCACTGTTATTCCTACGCCTGGGATGACTCCTCCAAACCATAGG GGCTTGGCTGATCAAGCCGGAAGGTCGAGTCAACCACAAAGGGTTGCTTCTTTGAACCGtttcagagaaaagagaaaagaAAGATGCTTTGATAAGAAGATTCGCTATATTGTGCGCAAGGAAGTTGCTCTCAG TACATATATTATGAAATCTTCCAGGATGCAGCGCAAGAAAGGTCAGTTTACATCATCCAAGTCAGTTTCTGAGGAACCAGGTTCATCGACTGCAGATTttgatgctggccaagaagaACGGGAGACCTT ATGTAGGCATTGTGGGATTAGTTCGAAGTCCACTCCTATGATGAGACGTGGCCCAGATGGACCAAGGACACTGTGCAATGCATGTGGTCTCAAGTGGGCCAACAAG GGAGTACTAAGAGACCTTTCAAAAGTTCCAATTGTTGCCGTGCAACCACATTTTATGGATGCTGTTGAAATT AGCAATGGTGCAGCTCATGGTGCAGATACCACTATCCCTGCTGCTAATGCAATTACTTCCAAGGCAGAAAAGACAGTGTTGAACGCTTAA
- the LOC142518705 gene encoding GATA transcription factor 24-like isoform X3, with product MYGHPHSSMNSANVQLLQKHGTSRAGKDEKEDVVQCSNGDSIEQIPPSQIGYDAPHSPHALHDSAGGGVMDGVEVVGPHALYDSGLAPVVASAGGDVGADQLTLSFQGEVYVFDSVTPEKVQAVLLLLGGYEVPTVIPTPGMTPPNHRGLADQAGRSSQPQRVASLNRFREKRKERCFDKKIRYIVRKEVALRMQRKKGQFTSSKSVSEEPGSSTADFDAGQEERETFRCRHCGISSKSTPMMRRGPDGPRTLCNACGLKWANKGVLRDLSKVPIVAVQPHFMDAVEISNGAAHGADTTIPAANAITSKAEKTVLNA from the exons ATGTACGGACATCCACATTCCTCCATGAACAGCGCCAACGTACAACTCCTCCAGAAGCATGGAACAAGTCGCGCCGGCAAGGACGAGAAAGAAGATGTCGTTCAGTGCTCCAATGGAGACTCCATAGAACAGATTCCCCCATCTCAGATCGGTTACGACGCCCCCCACTCGCCGCATGCGCTCCATGATTCCGCTGGAGGTGGGGTCATGGACGGCGTGGAGGTGGTTGGCCCTCACGCGCTCTACGATTCGGGTTTGGCCCCGGTCGTGGCGTCTGCTGGTGGGGATGTTGGTGCGGACCAGCTTACGCTGTCGTTTCAGGGGGAAGTTTATGTTTTCGACTCTGTTACGCCGGAGAAG GTTCAGGCAGTACTGTTACTGTTGGGCGGCTATGAAGTACCCACTGTTATTCCTACGCCTGGGATGACTCCTCCAAACCATAGG GGCTTGGCTGATCAAGCCGGAAGGTCGAGTCAACCACAAAGGGTTGCTTCTTTGAACCGtttcagagaaaagagaaaagaAAGATGCTTTGATAAGAAGATTCGCTATATTGTGCGCAAGGAAGTTGCTCTCAG GATGCAGCGCAAGAAAGGTCAGTTTACATCATCCAAGTCAGTTTCTGAGGAACCAGGTTCATCGACTGCAGATTttgatgctggccaagaagaACGGGAGACCTT CAGATGTAGGCATTGTGGGATTAGTTCGAAGTCCACTCCTATGATGAGACGTGGCCCAGATGGACCAAGGACACTGTGCAATGCATGTGGTCTCAAGTGGGCCAACAAG GGAGTACTAAGAGACCTTTCAAAAGTTCCAATTGTTGCCGTGCAACCACATTTTATGGATGCTGTTGAAATT AGCAATGGTGCAGCTCATGGTGCAGATACCACTATCCCTGCTGCTAATGCAATTACTTCCAAGGCAGAAAAGACAGTGTTGAACGCTTAA
- the LOC142519426 gene encoding uncharacterized protein LOC142519426 produces the protein MGDDGVKNEAMEILGLFQALPRLVVFDLDYTLWPFYCECLSKREMPSLYPHAKGILNALEEKGVDIAIASRSPTPDIANTFLEKLGVKSMFVSQEIFSSWTHKTDHFQKIHRKTGIPYNEMLFFDDEDRNIDTVSKMGVTSILVGNGVNLGAFRQGLSNFSQSKVSLEKSKQRWRNFSQKSSSSETKGHS, from the exons ATGGGAGACGATGGGGTGAAGAATGAAGCAATGGAGATCCTCGGATTGTTTCAAGCTCTCCCGCGTCTTGTTGTTTTCGATCTAGATTATACCCTCTGGCCTTTCTACTG TGAGTGTCTTTCTAAACGCGAGATGCCATCATTATATCCTCATGCCAAAGGCATATTGAATGCTCTTGAGGAGAAAGGCGTTGATATTGCTATTGCATCAAGGTCGCCTACTCCTGATATAGCGAACACTTTCCTTGAGAAATTAGGGGTAAAATCAATGTTTGTTTCTCAG GAGATATTTTCCAGCTGGACCCACAAAACCGACCACTTTCAGAAAATCCATCGGAAGACGGGCATTCCATATAATGAAATGCTTTTTTTTGATGATGAGGATCGCAACATAGATACG GTTTCTAAAATGGGTGTTACAAGCATCTTGGTGGGCAATGGCGTGAATCTAGGAGCTTTTAGACAGGGGCTCTCTAACTTTTCTCAAAGCAAGGTGTCATTGGAGAAAAGCAAGCAAAGGTGGCGTAATTTTTCCCAGAAATCAAGTTCATCAGAAACAAAAGGCCACTCGTAA
- the LOC142518705 gene encoding GATA transcription factor 24-like isoform X1, which produces MYGHPHSSMNSANVQLLQKHGTSRAGKDEKEDVVQCSNGDSIEQIPPSQIGYDAPHSPHALHDSAGGGVMDGVEVVGPHALYDSGLAPVVASAGGDVGADQLTLSFQGEVYVFDSVTPEKVQAVLLLLGGYEVPTVIPTPGMTPPNHRGLADQAGRSSQPQRVASLNRFREKRKERCFDKKIRYIVRKEVALSTYIMKSSRMQRKKGQFTSSKSVSEEPGSSTADFDAGQEERETFRCRHCGISSKSTPMMRRGPDGPRTLCNACGLKWANKGVLRDLSKVPIVAVQPHFMDAVEISNGAAHGADTTIPAANAITSKAEKTVLNA; this is translated from the exons ATGTACGGACATCCACATTCCTCCATGAACAGCGCCAACGTACAACTCCTCCAGAAGCATGGAACAAGTCGCGCCGGCAAGGACGAGAAAGAAGATGTCGTTCAGTGCTCCAATGGAGACTCCATAGAACAGATTCCCCCATCTCAGATCGGTTACGACGCCCCCCACTCGCCGCATGCGCTCCATGATTCCGCTGGAGGTGGGGTCATGGACGGCGTGGAGGTGGTTGGCCCTCACGCGCTCTACGATTCGGGTTTGGCCCCGGTCGTGGCGTCTGCTGGTGGGGATGTTGGTGCGGACCAGCTTACGCTGTCGTTTCAGGGGGAAGTTTATGTTTTCGACTCTGTTACGCCGGAGAAG GTTCAGGCAGTACTGTTACTGTTGGGCGGCTATGAAGTACCCACTGTTATTCCTACGCCTGGGATGACTCCTCCAAACCATAGG GGCTTGGCTGATCAAGCCGGAAGGTCGAGTCAACCACAAAGGGTTGCTTCTTTGAACCGtttcagagaaaagagaaaagaAAGATGCTTTGATAAGAAGATTCGCTATATTGTGCGCAAGGAAGTTGCTCTCAG TACATATATTATGAAATCTTCCAGGATGCAGCGCAAGAAAGGTCAGTTTACATCATCCAAGTCAGTTTCTGAGGAACCAGGTTCATCGACTGCAGATTttgatgctggccaagaagaACGGGAGACCTT CAGATGTAGGCATTGTGGGATTAGTTCGAAGTCCACTCCTATGATGAGACGTGGCCCAGATGGACCAAGGACACTGTGCAATGCATGTGGTCTCAAGTGGGCCAACAAG GGAGTACTAAGAGACCTTTCAAAAGTTCCAATTGTTGCCGTGCAACCACATTTTATGGATGCTGTTGAAATT AGCAATGGTGCAGCTCATGGTGCAGATACCACTATCCCTGCTGCTAATGCAATTACTTCCAAGGCAGAAAAGACAGTGTTGAACGCTTAA
- the LOC142519471 gene encoding uncharacterized protein LOC142519471 codes for MDGESSLVGHRNDGHSSARSRSRGPDLFLITCRGFGVVTALTAIFCIAINVISAIQSFRNGNDIFDGIFRCYAVVIAIFVVIAETEWEFFLNFSKVLQYWVGRGMLQIFVAVMTRAYPEHLRNHQELFILQSIASYLLLGCGVIYVISGIFCLGMLKRTHQKSHVSRDQAIKDLEKLQRRREELEALLLEDQA; via the exons ATGGACGGAGAGAGTTCGCTCGTGGGTCACCGCAACGATGGACATTCGTCCGCCCGGTCGCGGTCAAGGGGGCCGGACCTATTCTTGATTACCTGTCGGGGCTTCGGCGTCGTTACTGCGCTGACTGCTATTTTCTGCATTGCGATTAACGTCATCTCCGCCATTCAATCCTTCAGGAACGGAAACGAC ATATTTGATGGGATTTTCCGGTGTTACGCTGTGGTTATAGCTATATTTGTGGTTATTGCGGAGACCGAGTGGGAATTCTTTCTAAACTTCTCCAAG GTTCTGCAGTATTGGGTTGGCAGAGGAATGCTGCAGATCTT TGTTGCAGTAATGACCAGAGCGTACCCTGAGCATTTACGGAACCATCAAGAACTTTTTATTCTCCAGAGCATAGCATCCTACTTGCTCCTTGGATGTGGTGTTATTTATGTTATATCC GGGATATTTTGCCTGGGTATGCTCAAACGCACTCACCAAAAAAGCCATGTGTCACGAGACCAAGCGATAAAGGATCTCGAG AAACTCCAGCGTCGTAGAGAAGAGCTTGAGGCGTTATTGCTTGAAGATCAAGCATGA
- the LOC142519257 gene encoding guanosine nucleotide diphosphate dissociation inhibitor At5g09550-like, with protein MDEEYDVIVLGTGLKECILSGLLSVDGLKVLHMDKNDYYGGESCSLNLNQLWRRFRGNDQPTEQLGASREYNVDMIPKFMMANGTLVRVLIHANVTKYLNFKAVDGSFVYNKGKIYKVPASDVEALKSPLMGLFEKRRARKFFIFVQEFEENNPKTHEGMNLDTITARELIAKYELEDDTIDFIGHALALHSNDSYLDQPAMDFVKRMKLYAESLAHFQAGSPYIYPLYGLGELPQAFARLSAVYGGTYMLNKPQCRFSILQVEFGADGKVIGVTSEGETAKCKKVVCDPTYLPDKVHKVGKVARAICIMSHPIPDTNESHSAQVILPQKQLGRKSDMYLFCCSYAHNVAPKGKYIAFVTAEAETGNPEVELKPGVDLLGPIDEIFYETYDTFLPTNDNDADNCYISKSYDATTHFESTVTDVLAMYTKITGKVLNLSVDLSSASAGAEE; from the exons GTTCTTCACATGGACAAAAATGACTACTATGGAGGAGAATCCTGCTCTCTCAATTTAAATCAG CTCTGGAGACGCTTCAGGGGAAATGATCAGCCTACAGAGCAATTAGGAGCAAGCAGAGAGTACAATGTTGATATGATTCCAAAG TTCATGATGGCAAATGGAACATTGGTACGGGTGCTTATCCATGCGAATGTTACCAAGTATCTGAACTTCAAGGCAGTAGATGGTAGTTTTGTCTACAATAAAGGAAAG ATCTATAAAGTTCCTGCATCTGATGTTGAAGCACTAAAATCTCCATTAATGGGGCTGTTTGAAAAGCGACGTGCAAgaaagttttttatttttgtgcAAGAATTCGAAGAGAACAATCCCAAAACTCACGAAGGGATGAATCTGGATACAATCACAGCAAGAGAACTTATTGC AAAATATGAACTCGAAGATGACACGATTGATTTTATTGGCCATGCTTTGGCACTGCATAGTAATGATAGTTACTTGGATCAGCCAGCTATGGATTTTGTCAAGAGAATGAAG CTGTATGCCGAATCTTTGGCACACTTCCAAGCGGGATCTCCATACATCTATCCACTGTATGGACTGGGAGAATTGCCTCAG GCATTTGCACGCTTAAGTGCTGTTTATGGTGGGACATATATGCTGAACAAGCCACAATGTAG ATTTTCCATTTTACAGGTGGAGTTTGGTGCAGATGGAAAGGTAATTGGAGTAACATCTGAAGGAGAAACTGCTAAATGCAAGAAGGTCGTCTGCGATCCTACGTATTTGCCTGATAAG GTTCATAAGGTTGGAAAGGTTGCTCGTGCTATTTGCATCATGAGTCACCCAATTCCAGACACCAATGAGTCTCACTCAGCCCAAGTCATTCTACCACAGAAGCAACTTGGTCGTAAATCAGATAT GTATCTGTTCTGCTGCTCATACGCTCACAATGTGGCACCTAAAGGAAAGTATATAGCATTTGTTACTGCAGAAGCGGAAACTGGCAACCCAGAGGTCGAACTAAAGCCTGGAGTAGACCTTCTTGGACCAATTGATGAAATCTTTTATGAGACCTACGACACATTTCTACCCACCAACGACAATGATGCTGACAATTGTTACATATCTAAG AGTTATGATGCGACGACACACTTCGAATCCACAGTTACTGATGTGTTGGCCATGTACACGAAGATAACTGGAAAG GTTCTCAATTTGTCGGTGGACCTGAGTTCGGCCAGTGCTGGTGCTGAAGAATAA
- the LOC142518705 gene encoding GATA transcription factor 24-like isoform X4, which yields MYGHPHSSMNSANVQLLQKHGTSRAGKDEKEDVVQCSNGDSIEQIPPSQIGYDAPHSPHALHDSAGGGVMDGVEVVGPHALYDSGLAPVVASAGGDVGADQLTLSFQGEVYVFDSVTPEKVQAVLLLLGGYEVPTVIPTPGMTPPNHRGLADQAGRSSQPQRVASLNRFREKRKERCFDKKIRYIVRKEVALRMQRKKGQFTSSKSVSEEPGSSTADFDAGQEERETLCRHCGISSKSTPMMRRGPDGPRTLCNACGLKWANKGVLRDLSKVPIVAVQPHFMDAVEISNGAAHGADTTIPAANAITSKAEKTVLNA from the exons ATGTACGGACATCCACATTCCTCCATGAACAGCGCCAACGTACAACTCCTCCAGAAGCATGGAACAAGTCGCGCCGGCAAGGACGAGAAAGAAGATGTCGTTCAGTGCTCCAATGGAGACTCCATAGAACAGATTCCCCCATCTCAGATCGGTTACGACGCCCCCCACTCGCCGCATGCGCTCCATGATTCCGCTGGAGGTGGGGTCATGGACGGCGTGGAGGTGGTTGGCCCTCACGCGCTCTACGATTCGGGTTTGGCCCCGGTCGTGGCGTCTGCTGGTGGGGATGTTGGTGCGGACCAGCTTACGCTGTCGTTTCAGGGGGAAGTTTATGTTTTCGACTCTGTTACGCCGGAGAAG GTTCAGGCAGTACTGTTACTGTTGGGCGGCTATGAAGTACCCACTGTTATTCCTACGCCTGGGATGACTCCTCCAAACCATAGG GGCTTGGCTGATCAAGCCGGAAGGTCGAGTCAACCACAAAGGGTTGCTTCTTTGAACCGtttcagagaaaagagaaaagaAAGATGCTTTGATAAGAAGATTCGCTATATTGTGCGCAAGGAAGTTGCTCTCAG GATGCAGCGCAAGAAAGGTCAGTTTACATCATCCAAGTCAGTTTCTGAGGAACCAGGTTCATCGACTGCAGATTttgatgctggccaagaagaACGGGAGACCTT ATGTAGGCATTGTGGGATTAGTTCGAAGTCCACTCCTATGATGAGACGTGGCCCAGATGGACCAAGGACACTGTGCAATGCATGTGGTCTCAAGTGGGCCAACAAG GGAGTACTAAGAGACCTTTCAAAAGTTCCAATTGTTGCCGTGCAACCACATTTTATGGATGCTGTTGAAATT AGCAATGGTGCAGCTCATGGTGCAGATACCACTATCCCTGCTGCTAATGCAATTACTTCCAAGGCAGAAAAGACAGTGTTGAACGCTTAA